From one Saprospiraceae bacterium genomic stretch:
- a CDS encoding alpha-L-fucosidase, whose product MKRPLLTSIFLFLILIAAMSQAPRPDSALRAKMQWFADAKLGIFIHTGIYAVNGIDESWSFHNKKISHPDYMKQLGGFTLKNYDATAWAGLIKESGARYAVITTKHHDGVAMYDTKMNDLSIVKATPAKKDMIKPFFEELRKRNIKCGAYFSLLDWSHPDYPGFLSDSSRYRIQNDYARWARFRDFFQGQIKEISTLFNPDLWWFDGDWEHSAEEWEAEKVRQMILAHNPAAIINGRLQGHGDYATPEQNFPVTRPPHPWWELCMTTNDNWGFHHDNNWKTPYEVISIFVDAVANGGNLLLDMGPKADGTIPDEQIHVLKELGAWNNRNGEAIFNTLGGIPQGHYYGPTTMSKDSSTLYLFVHGDSHGPLMIKGLDNKITEITILGKGTKLTPKIVGKISWSKVPGLVYIDLPPGVQDEYITVLKLKLDKPVRLYRGQGGFE is encoded by the coding sequence ATGAAAAGACCTTTGCTAACTTCCATCTTTTTGTTTTTGATTTTAATAGCTGCGATGTCGCAGGCACCCAGACCTGACTCAGCACTTCGTGCGAAAATGCAGTGGTTTGCTGATGCCAAATTGGGCATATTCATTCATACCGGTATCTATGCAGTGAATGGGATAGACGAATCCTGGAGTTTTCACAATAAAAAAATCAGTCATCCGGATTATATGAAGCAGTTGGGTGGCTTCACTTTAAAAAACTACGACGCTACCGCCTGGGCAGGACTGATCAAAGAAAGCGGAGCCCGCTATGCAGTGATCACCACCAAACATCATGATGGCGTAGCCATGTATGACACCAAAATGAATGACCTGAGCATCGTCAAAGCTACCCCGGCAAAAAAAGATATGATCAAGCCTTTTTTTGAAGAACTTCGCAAAAGAAATATCAAATGCGGTGCTTACTTTTCTTTGTTAGATTGGTCCCATCCCGATTATCCCGGTTTTTTAAGTGACAGCTCCCGATATCGCATACAGAATGATTATGCCCGATGGGCTAGATTTAGAGATTTTTTTCAGGGACAAATCAAAGAAATCAGTACCCTGTTTAACCCGGATCTCTGGTGGTTTGATGGTGATTGGGAGCACAGTGCCGAAGAATGGGAAGCAGAGAAAGTACGACAGATGATCCTGGCGCACAATCCTGCTGCGATCATCAATGGTCGCTTGCAGGGCCATGGAGATTATGCTACTCCAGAACAAAATTTCCCGGTCACCCGACCACCCCATCCCTGGTGGGAACTGTGCATGACGACCAACGACAACTGGGGTTTTCATCATGACAATAATTGGAAAACGCCTTACGAAGTGATCTCCATCTTTGTCGATGCGGTCGCTAACGGAGGCAATCTACTCCTCGATATGGGGCCAAAAGCAGACGGTACCATCCCTGATGAACAAATACACGTACTGAAAGAACTGGGAGCCTGGAATAACCGCAATGGCGAAGCCATATTCAACACCCTTGGAGGGATACCACAGGGGCACTATTATGGGCCCACCACGATGTCAAAAGATTCGAGCACCTTATATCTCTTTGTGCATGGCGATTCTCATGGGCCATTGATGATAAAAGGACTTGACAATAAAATTACGGAGATCACTATCCTGGGAAAGGGTACCAAACTTACTCCCAAGATAGTAGGTAAAATAAGCTGGAGCAAAGTGCCTGGCCTGGTCTATATCGATCTGCCTCCCGGGGTACAAGACGAGTATATCACCGTATTGAAATTAAAGCTGGACAAGCCGGTGAGGTTGTATCGGGGACAGGGTGGATTTGAATAG